The region GTTCTACAGATTTACTAACAGTGTTTTTTCCCCTTATACAACACCCGATCGGTTTTCTGACTACTGTAACAATTCTATCGAACTTGATTTCTAACGTGCCTACGGTGCTACTACTTTACCCATTAATCGGTGAGGGGGATACTAATAGTTGGTTACTGCTAGCAGCAGCTTCTACTCTGGGCGGAAATTTCACTTTATTTGGCGCGGTGGCTAACTTAATCACAGCAGAAGCAGCGGAGCGGGAAGGTCACAAACTCAATTTCTGGACTCACGCTTGTTATGGCATACCTTTAACGATCGGTACTTTGGCAATTGCTTATCTGTGGATTCTTTAGGTTTTACTCAAACACAGGTGACCATAAGTCAGAAATAGGTAACTGCCAGCCAGGGAGCAGGTTCGGTAGAGTCAGGACATCCCCATCTTGCAGTTGGATTGGCTCTGTTCCCAATTGCCGTACCTCGACCCACCTCTGTTCTGGGTTAACTAGGATGCCTACCTGAGTGCCTTGCTCCAGAAAACTGTCAATTTTTTGCCGCAAAGCAAGCAGCCTATCCGTGGGGGACTTCACCTCCACAATCAAATCGGGAACAATAGCAGCAAATCCCTGGGGACTACGGGGTAGACGATCGGCTCTGACAAACGACACATCGGGAGCGCGGGTATCAGCATTGGGGAGAATAAAACCTGCCCCTGCCCCCGTCACTCTACCTAACTTGCGGGGTCTAACCCAGTTGCGTAGTTGAGCCGTAAATTCGGCGGCCACTTCATCCGACTCATAACCCGATGGCGGCATAACAATGATCTCTCCCCCCACTAGCTCCAGCCGATACTCATCGCCTAATTTAGACTGGATTTTCTCCAAGTCCTTGATAGTTAAGGACATACTCCTAACTCCAACTCTCATCTTTTCTTTGCAAAAATCTGTGGGCAGTTTGGGCTTCCCTCAGTAAACTCATGGGAAAATAGGCGACCACAGGTCAGCAATCGCTAACTGCCAGCCAGGGAGAAGTTCAGGCAGAGTTAATACATCCCCATCTTGCAGTTGGATAGGTTCAACCCCTAATCGCCGTACCTCGACCCACCTCTGTTCTGGGTTAACTAGGATGCCCACCTGAGTGCCTTGCTCCAGAAAACTGTCAATTTTTTGCCGCAAAGCAAGCAGCCTATCCGTGGGGGACTTCACCTCCACAATCAAATCGGGAACAATAGCAGCAAATCCCTGGGGACTACGGGGTAAACGATCGGCTCTGACAAACGACACATCGGGAGCGCGGGTATCAGCATTGGGGAGGATAAAACCTGCCCCTGCCCCCGTCACTCTACCTAACTTGCGGGGTCTAACCCAGTTGGCTAACTGTCTGGAAAATTCAGCAGCCACTTCATCTGACTCATAGCCCGATGGAGGCATAACAATAATCTCACCCCCCACCAGCTCCAACCGATACTCGTCTTCTAACTTTGCCTGTACCTTCTCTAGGTCTTTAACCGTCAACCCCATACCTCAAGTCTCACTACGCTGCTTATATTTTTCCATCATCTCGATAAAACGAGCGAATAGGTAATCAGCATCATGGGGACCAGGACTAGCTTCTGGGTGGTATTGCACAGAAAAAATAGGTAACTCAGTATGGGCAAGACCCGCCACTGTCCGATCGTTTAAGTTCCAGTGGGTAACCAGCACATTAGAGTTGAAACTTTCAGCACTGAGGGCAAAGCCATGGTTCTGACTGGTAATTTCCACGTTGGATTCTAAACCACAGGGATGATTCAAGCCGCGATGGCCAAACTTGAGCTTGTAGGTATCTCCCCCCATAGCCAAACCGAGAATTTGATGCCCCAGACAAATACCAAACATGGGCTTCCCCGCCTGCAGGAGAGACTTGGCGGTCACAATCCCCGTAGTAACGGCAGCGGGGTCACCAGGGCCATTGGAGAGAAAGATACCGTCAGGATCATAGGAGAGGATAACCTCAGGGGGCGTATCAGCAGGCACAACAATCACGCGACAGCCGTAGCTCACCAACCGACGGAGAATATTACGCTTAATGCCAAAATCGATGGCTACCACCGTAAACCGCGGCGACTGGGGGGGGGCACCGTATTGCCAATGGGGAGGGGTAGGCTCCTTCCACTCATAGATAGATTTAGTAGAGACCTCCTGCGCCAGGTTCAAACCTACCATTGACGGGGCAGACTGTACCTTTGCCAACAACACTTCCTCTTCCAGTATTTCTGTAGAAATTCCCCCATTCATCGCTCCCGCCGATCGGATATGTCTAGTCAAAGCACGGGTATCCACCCCCCCAATCGCCACAATCTGGTTAGCTCTGAGATAGTCAGGTAAAGACTGTTCCGACCGCCAACTGCTGGGCTGATAGGTGACATTGCGCGCAATCACCCCTTTGACTTGGGGACGATCGGACTCCTGGTCTTCGTGATTGACCCCTGTGTTGCCCAATTCGGGATAAGTGAAAGTGACAATTTGTCCCCTATAGCTAGGGTCAGTAATTACCTCCTGATACCCCGTCATGCCCGTGTTGAATACCACCTCCCCGATCGCCGTTCCTGGGGCACCGAAGCTAAATCCCCTGTAGGTAGTCCCATCTGCCAACACCAATAGAGCTTTGCCTTTCGTCACTCGCTTCTCCTTAAACTGCCTGGGGAAAGATTGTAGCGCCTGCTCCCCCCTGCAACTGTAAATGTTTAACAGTTCTACTCTGCCGCCAAGCGGGTGAAGAGACTCGAACTCTCGACTTTCTCCTTGGCAAGGAGACGCTCTACCACTGAGCTACACCCGCACTTTTGTTTGTGAGTTTATATCATCCCACGCCCCCCCTGCCTTGTCAACACCGATCGCAAATTCCTTCTACAATTACCTCGTATCTTTCCCCCCGCAAGCCTGGTCGCAACATGGACAAATCCAAATCAGGAAAGGCAGCAAAAGGAATGTCCTCAATCTTGCCGCAGATGCGACAGCGGAAATGGTGGTGGGGCTGCATGTTGGCATCGTAGCGCGATACCCCTTCTTCTAACAGTACCTCCCGTACCAAGCCTACTTCCCGTAGAGTTTGTAATGTCGCGTAGATCGTCGCCTGGGAAGATACGGGCACCTCCTGATTCAAACTCACCATAATCTGCTCTACCGTCGGATGGTCGTTGCGACTGAGTAAGTGGGCATAGACGGCATAGCGCTGGGGCGTAACCCGCAAACCCTTCTCCTTCAGTTTCTCGATAATTTCCTCCCGCTTCATGATTAGATGTGTTTGTGCCCATAATCCCCTATTTTAGTATAGTCTCTGAGTATTTGTTAGGATTGCTTTTTTCCGAAATAAGAATTATTATGAGATAGACAGTTTGCCTGTCAGAGAAACCTAAGTTAGAGGAGAGGTAAGCATGGTTATTGAGCGTGTACCTGATGTAGTGTTTAAGACTCGTGTACGGGATGAGTCTGTGCCTGGTCCAAATCCCTTCCGTTGGCAAGACCGCACGACCCAAGAAATCTTTGGGGGCAAGAAAGTAGTGTTGTTTGCTCTGCCTGGGGCATTTACTCCCACCTGTTCTTCTACTCACCTGCCCCGTTACGAGGAGCTATACGATGAATTCAAAGCCCTAGGTATCGACGAAATTATCTGCCTGTCCGTCAACGATGCTTTTGTCATGTACAACTGGGGCAAGCAACAGGGTGCAAAGAAGGTGATGCTGCTCCCCGATGGTAATGGCGAATTCACTCGCAAGATGGGGATGCTGGTAGACAAGTCTAATGTAGGCTTTGGCATGCGGTCTTGGCGTTATGCCATGATTGTCAACGACTGTAAGATCGAGAAGATGTTTATCGAGCCTGGCTACAGCGA is a window of Pseudanabaenaceae cyanobacterium SKYG29 DNA encoding:
- a CDS encoding Uma2 family endonuclease produces the protein MSLTIKDLEKIQSKLGDEYRLELVGGEIIVMPPSGYESDEVAAEFTAQLRNWVRPRKLGRVTGAGAGFILPNADTRAPDVSFVRADRLPRSPQGFAAIVPDLIVEVKSPTDRLLALRQKIDSFLEQGTQVGILVNPEQRWVEVRQLGTEPIQLQDGDVLTLPNLLPGWQLPISDLWSPVFE
- a CDS encoding Uma2 family endonuclease, with translation MGLTVKDLEKVQAKLEDEYRLELVGGEIIVMPPSGYESDEVAAEFSRQLANWVRPRKLGRVTGAGAGFILPNADTRAPDVSFVRADRLPRSPQGFAAIVPDLIVEVKSPTDRLLALRQKIDSFLEQGTQVGILVNPEQRWVEVRRLGVEPIQLQDGDVLTLPELLPGWQLAIADLWSPIFP
- the carA gene encoding glutamine-hydrolyzing carbamoyl-phosphate synthase small subunit — its product is MTKGKALLVLADGTTYRGFSFGAPGTAIGEVVFNTGMTGYQEVITDPSYRGQIVTFTYPELGNTGVNHEDQESDRPQVKGVIARNVTYQPSSWRSEQSLPDYLRANQIVAIGGVDTRALTRHIRSAGAMNGGISTEILEEEVLLAKVQSAPSMVGLNLAQEVSTKSIYEWKEPTPPHWQYGAPPQSPRFTVVAIDFGIKRNILRRLVSYGCRVIVVPADTPPEVILSYDPDGIFLSNGPGDPAAVTTGIVTAKSLLQAGKPMFGICLGHQILGLAMGGDTYKLKFGHRGLNHPCGLESNVEITSQNHGFALSAESFNSNVLVTHWNLNDRTVAGLAHTELPIFSVQYHPEASPGPHDADYLFARFIEMMEKYKQRSET
- a CDS encoding transcriptional repressor produces the protein MKREEIIEKLKEKGLRVTPQRYAVYAHLLSRNDHPTVEQIMVSLNQEVPVSSQATIYATLQTLREVGLVREVLLEEGVSRYDANMQPHHHFRCRICGKIEDIPFAAFPDLDLSMLRPGLRGERYEVIVEGICDRC
- a CDS encoding peroxiredoxin, producing the protein MVIERVPDVVFKTRVRDESVPGPNPFRWQDRTTQEIFGGKKVVLFALPGAFTPTCSSTHLPRYEELYDEFKALGIDEIICLSVNDAFVMYNWGKQQGAKKVMLLPDGNGEFTRKMGMLVDKSNVGFGMRSWRYAMIVNDCKIEKMFIEPGYSDNCPDDPFEVSDADTVLAYLKGQQQPAAKPERKPFEG